The Phaseolus vulgaris cultivar G19833 chromosome 5, P. vulgaris v2.0, whole genome shotgun sequence genomic interval cttctcttctacgtggtcatatatattatattggTGTTACGTTGACACGGTAAACAGTAAATATATACActtcatatttaaataaattaatactttaataatttttatttttattcttaagtGATGATGTTAAAGAAACTTTTCTCTTATATATTATACtaaaatataagataattttttaatacttcAAATTAGGATGAACGTAATTTTGGTTTCcgtgatttaaaaaaaagaaaatcattttcattcacaatttttgaaaaatacattCTCTGTTAATGTGATTGAATAATTTTGTACTCTTCAAATagataactttttaaaaatttgtgagatctagaataaaaattatggactaaaatcataatttttttaccatTAATGTATCAATCACTTAGCATTAGCATCtatcaatataaaataataatttttgtgaAGTTAAGGTTTTTTGAATTTATTGTTTTACCTATCTGAATATCCTCAGCTTAAGGAGTATGTTAGAAATATCAAATAAATTGAGTACATAAATTAAGTTTTGACAACATCTCTAGGAACACTATATTGATAACACCAGATATCTATTTCGATTATATCAATCAGCAATTAAATTACAAAATCttgtattaattttgattttatataatACGTATTGATAGTAAAGTTGTATTTCGAGAATTGCAAGAATCAAAATACTTAATCTAAAAAATATgactacaataaaaaaattatttatttgtgaggcttgttttgttttaaaaaaaaatatataaaacacgCAGAGCATCACAATATAACACATTGATATGCTATGTTATATCTATCATTTGCATTATATCCAAATAgcattaaaataagaaaaagaaatggaAAAGAGTAGAAAGACTAAACCAAAACCTACTCAAGaaacttataataaaataaagaacatgTAACATAATAGGACATCTGTGAGGCTTTGAAACAATGACAAGTCACTTTATTAGGACAAATTCTCTTTACCGTTAATTTCTGTTTAAGATATGATAGCTTTTAAAGCTGCACAATGGCGTCAATTTTCTGAAGGGTCTATGATATGTGCCATGTAGAATTGTTTCTTCACTTCATTTCTTTCAATGTGAGTGCATATGTAGTTTACACTTGAAATTATGCCTTATAACAAAATTGGATCCTCTTTCTTTCATATGGACGGTTTCTTCCTGCTCCTCCATATATTCTTCTCCCaccttcataaattttttatattgcaAAAATGTCCCTCTATAATATTCCAGATTACGTCATCTAGAAGTTTTTTTCCAAATTCGTAATtagcttttggattatgtaatccagaaatcGTTTTTCAAATGCATGATTAGTTTTCGGATCATATAATCTGGAAATCCAAATtaacttccagattatataatccagaagcctttttttcaaatgcgtgttcggattacataattcggaagtacTCTCAAATCCAGACttctagattatataatctggattatcatttttaaaaaatatattctggattatataattcataagcTATTTCCGAATTTGAGAttaactttcggattatgtaatccagaatatggAGGTGAcacaaaaaggataaaaaagtattttcatattttgtatggGATGACAGAAgaacatatggaggtgcaggaagaaacagtctttcATATGATAGGGTCGTGTAAACAAAAATAGACACAGCCCAAAACAAAGCCTTACAAATTTTGACAGGATAGTTTGGATGGTACTACTATTTGCTGTGTCCATGAGGAAAATATGCTGAGTGGTAGCTCATGGTGATATTACTTCTGTTGTTGCCGAACTGAAAAGAGAGCTATCCAATTGTGAACATGTGGAAGGCCCACATTGGGAGACCCGATTCAGTTATCTGCTTAACTATGGTGCTGGTGTGTCCGAAGTCtgaattttcttataattcCTTGTATTACAAATGGACCTGCTGCATATATTCTTCAACCAGCTTCATTTCATCACAAAGACATGAAATATCAGGCATTATCCCTCCATCATGATACCTGTATATTCCATCTCCCACTAGATCTTTCAACACTGCATCTGGTTCTCTGGCTCCTCCATGCTGTAAGAATTTTGTTCTTAAAGCAAATCCTGTAGTTGATGACAGTGGATCCTCCTGGCACACTTTCTTCCATATGGTTGCAGCAAAACACTTAGCATACAAATAGCTATAATAACCTGCACGATAAATATATTAAGTATAGGCCTAAACttcaaattttcaataaatGAAGAATTTCAAGTTGAAGGCAAACACTTTTTGGTGGCATCcacattataagaaaattcaGACTTCAGACACACCTGCACCATAATTAAGTAGATGACTGAATCGGGCCTCCCAATGTGTGCCTTCCACATGTTCACAATTGGTGTGCTCTCTTCTCAGTTCCGCAACAACAGAACTAATATCACCATGAGGGAGTGGCTGCTCTCCAAAAAGTGTCTGGTCAACAAGAGCATAGAAGATCTgacaaatataattaaagtgTTAAACTATGTAAACTATTTATCCTTTATAAACAGAAAAAACAAGTTCTGCTTATGCGCTAACAACCAATGTTTGCCCTACACAGGcatgaaaagaaaaggaaaatataacAAACCTGACGTTGCAGTTCAGTTGCAGCAAACATATCTCTAGCACCCTGCATTGACTCAACCAACTTCTGAGGAATTTCTTCACCAGTTGAATAGTGTCTAGCAAATTTTCTCAAAACTCGATAATCCCATGCATAGTATCTGTCATGAAAAGCAATTCCTCTATCAGAAATGAGAGGTAACCAAATTTATTCAGAAGCATTGGTTCAATTTGTTATTTCTTTCATCAGTTCAAATATGGGTTTGGTCCTATTTGCATTGTTCTTGTGTTCTTATGTGATTTCTATGATCCAATTAGTTGAATCATTATCTTAGATGTTTCTAAGACAACCTATGGAGAGAGATCACGTTTCTATGGTTAGATTTATGGTTCTTACACTTAGTTTGATAGATCCTCTATTGCAAACGCATTATTTTAGTCCACGTTAGGAGCACCCCTTGGTGAAAACACCTACCGATTAGGGCCCCATCCAACTTATCTTTAGTGAAGTGCCCATCAAACTCTATGCTTTGTTTTGCCATGTCAAAATGGACCGTGAGCAATACTAATGGCTAAATTGCTGTCACAAAACAGCTTCGTAGGTCCCTCATTTTTTAGTGGTCATCAAGAATCATCTTCATCCATAATCCTTCACATTGGCATGCATCGTAGGTTGCAATTATGCTTCTGCCAAACAATACTACATTTTTCTTTCGCTCCTCCATTAGTATATTCCCTCTGAGAAACATGCAGTATTCGGAGGTGAATCTCCTACAGTCTACAACTGACTTGACATAATCCACGGACAATTTACCTTCTCTCCTGAATAACATTCCTTCCCCTGTACTTGCCTTTAAATATTGGAAAATCTTATCAACTGCCTAAAGGCGATTTTACAGGGGACCATGAAAAATTGATTGACCACACTAACATTAAATTCATGCAGTCTTAGAATAATACCATGAACCATCACTCTTGGAATTTAAACTTACAACAACAACTAAATCGCACAAAACCGGGTTATAAGCTTTATAACCTCTATCTAAACAATGTAGAGCTAAACTACTAACTGAGGTTGCAATTAAAGTATCCCCAAAAGACGCTGAAACTAAAGTGGGCTAGAAGTGACACAATTAAGGTGAATTTCCAGCattaaaaacaacttatttaaGTGTGTTTATGTGTTTAGCTACaaacaaaattataacaaatttaaatgtcAGGGGCCACATTATGAGTTAGAGACATAGAGTTGACATTTGTCAGTgacagtaaaaaaaatattcggCACTACCCCAATGCCGTGCAGGGTATAACATGTCACATGACCTTTCTATAAGACATCTTTCTCATATTGTTCTGGTGGTGGATAATGACATTCGGATAGCAGATCCCAATTGAAGATCAACGAGTCTCTGAATGTCATGGTTCCACTCAGAAAGTTGAAATTTCAGGGACACACTTGACTTGAAGATGATGATGGATGTAAAGGAGTAAATTAAGGTTTCATTAAAAAATCAAGAGGCTAAGGTAATACACTTTTACAAGACTGGGATTATATTAGCTTAATTCTGCAAAATCAAACCAAAGTACATATATCATAGAAAAATAGGCAGTTGCACAGCAAGTACCATCCAATTAAACAGTTCATTCAAAACTtttatattgtatttatttacCACCCTGATTTAAGGGATAAGACTTAAAGTACATAGTTCTTGTTGCATTCTACTCACTCAAACAGGTTGGATGGTATTTCTGCAAAATCCAGAACTGCTCTGGTGCCTGAAAAGTGCTGGTAGTCCTACAATAAGAACATGGCATCATCTCATTACATAAATGACAGCAGTAACCACTTTTCAAACATTTTAATTATGAAGAAATGTTTGCAAAGGTATTTAGTTCATTAAACAATATGGTAAAGAGTTCATATAattagaatttcaaaatgatttttaaaaaaatgtcatgTTAGTAAAGATTAATTAAATTTGCTCAAATCATGTTCATACTTGTGCCTTCATATTATTTGATGAGGAAGAAATTTAACTTCTATAAATATTAGTATTAGACTGAGGTAGGGAGAAAATTATTATGATTCTCTGTTACACAAGTTCTATATAAAGGTCAGAGAATCATCAAGGCCTATGGCAGTTACATCTGGCTATTAGTGCAATATGCCAACTCGTGAATGAAGAGTAAAAGAGAAGACAAAACCATTAAATTATCAAGGGCAAGGGTAAATCttatttattatgtatttttcTGTTATTTACATAATAAGATTGTTGAAATTTCTCATATATTGTAGCTATTCATAATTGTAACTAAATAGATAATATCTTGTGTAAGTTATGTAAACAGGTTATTAATCCCAACGGTTTTGCAAATCCCTAAAATTGGGGGATTGGTTTTACAACATTATCACATGCTTAAGGGTTGGACATCCTTACAGCCTGACTATAACACAGTTATTGTAGAGATATCACAAAATTAAAAGTAGTTAACTttgaaaactaaaaatttatttatatcatcAACAATTGATTTGTATCGTGAATCCAACTTGCACATCATAAAGCTTTATCCTTATTTTGTAATGCAATTATGCAACTATTTCTTCATTAGTTCAAGAGGATACCGTTCTTGAAAGCAAAGAATGCAGAGCATGTCCAAACTCATGAAATAGAGTTTCTACTTCCCCATGATTGAGCCTTACAGCTAACGGATTTTGAGAACCCGAAAAGTTACAAACAAGTGCTACAATCTGCAAAATCATCAGAACCAAGCATAAATCAGAAAGAATAAGAAGTCTGCCTCCTCTATGGTGGATACagtaaaaatgtatttaaatataaCCATTGTGCATTGATATTTGTCTAAaaaaaggaaaacgtctttatGAAAAAACTCATTGAATACAGtgatttagtaaaaaaaaaatgaatttaaaatgaGCATTGCACATTAGGCGTTGAACAGTTCCAATTAATTGGTGAAATAATGTGGTTCCCTTAGTCTCATATCACATCACCAAGCATCAAGTTTTTCCACTAGAGGATGACGCGTCTCTTCTCTTTTAACTAATATTAGGCCTTATTAAAAATGGAATAGAAAACTTTCATATAAAAGGAACTACACGTGtgacaaaaagagaaaactatATTTCTAGTTAAATGCCTCAATCAGAGTAAGAAACTGAGCGTAAAGAAATTTTCACATACTGGAAGTTGGTATTCTGTTTGAGAAATTCTGCGACCCCCTTTTATTGCAAAGTGAGCACAACCAGGATACTTTCCCTTTCTAGAGTATAAATCGAGGTACAAATATCCCAAGTCACCCTGAAATGAGCTTGAGTATCAGGATTTTTAAGAGTCCTTATAGATAAAATTTACAGAAATTTGGACCAAAAATCAATACAGAATTCATATTCAACAATAAAAGTGTTAGATTAAATAGCCTTAAATAGAATTTATTGTAAAGGTGCTTTGTACTGCACCTAGTTCCTAGATGTATCCTTTTAGTTTCTTAGTTTCTCTTCTCTTCCCTCTCATACATTGTATCTAAATCTGATATAAATGTGACATCCTAAATACAATCTCTATATTTCTAATTCCTTTGTATTATTCTCAAGTTATGTAAAAATGTTAAAACTACAGAAATATAATGTATGACTAAAATATTCTTTGCACCAAATACCTCTTCGGGATGATGAAGAGATAGTTTAAGCACATGTGGATCCCAAGATTCATCAGGGGCTAGAGGGATGCTATGAAAGGTTGCACCAAACAAtgactgcaccagcaccttcaaaCCCTCAATACAGtttgagagagaaaaatatgAACCTACAACCTGCAGACATGATTTTTGCATTTATGTGAAAAATAGAAACATGGATATGTTGAAGTATTAATGACACAAAAACATGTCACATTTTAATTACCGAAGCATCCAATTTATAGGCAGAGGACTTCATCATTGTCATGTAATAGGTCTCATCCCATGGCCTTAAATCTCCATCACTTTGACCACATTTCTCTCTCTTGAATTTCGTGAGTAACTTATGCTCCTAATATCATAAGTAAAAGAGAATAATTCTCAGTGACAGGCACAAGCAACTTCAGCTATTACACCCTCATGCCCAAGAAAGTATGCCTTGAAGGAATCTATACCTCTCTAGTCTTACTCTGGACCATCTTGCTCATTTCAAGTAAAAATGACATTACAACTTTTGGTGATAAAGCCATGTTAGGCTTAATAGAAAATTCAGCATAAGAATTACACCCCATTATCTGCATCAAATGATCACACGGAAAAATCATTATGTTATAAATTCGAAATAGAAGAAACAATTAGCTCTGTTATTAAATACCTACAAAAATAATCAAGCAAAGTAAAGACAAATAAACATCCGAcactttttattgaaaaaaaaatttgaccTAAGAGAATTCAAACCTTACTCAACTGTTGTAGCATATGATACTCTTTCCTGATTTCTTTATTTCAGTTTCCATTAGTGCAGATTTATTACctgtaatttatttttcttttttaatagtAACTATGACATATAGCGATGTTTGTTGAGTCTATTATTTCACCCACTATCAGGCCGTCATTAACCCTCCTGTTTATATCTAGTCTCACTCAATATGTATATGCCTATGCGTGAAGAGGTGTGATAGAGATCCCACGTCGACTAAGAATATAGttgaattataatatataaatggggtGTAATCCTCACCTTATGAACCAATTTTGTGAGGTTAGCTAGGCTTCAACTCACTTCTTAATACTCCTCTTCCCAAATAAAATTCATCTATACccaaaaaacagaaagtaacaGAAGTATCAAATATGTTACGCAAGCATACAAATGCATGATGGCGATCTAGAAACATGTTGCACGAGAGTGCAACATGGAAGAAGAGAGAGCATACTTATGTTACAGCACAAATCAAACTGGTTAAAATGAGTCAGTGGGCCTCATGATGATACAGACCTGAGCTAGCTCATGTCGTGCAGATATAAGCCTTTTGAGGACATCAACATTTGCCTGTGGAACAGAATTTCCTCGTATATATACCTCTTTCCTAACCTTAAAATACAGAGAGAAATTGACAGATATCCATTAGTTAATTACAGTATTTAGTTAGTTAGGTTGAAGAAAAAAGCATGTTGCCCATAAATAAGAGGGGAAGTTAAGAGCAGtatttttaaaaccaaattgATTATGGAACAGGTTAAAGTACTACTTCAAGGTTCAATGTTCGAACTgctagaaataaaataatattttaataaaaatatataatatgggAATAAAAAATAGCAACTCCATAATATGCATTCCAAGTCTCAAGGTTTCACACTAGTTACGGCCTCAAATGTGTGAAAATGCAATAATGTCAAGTCTATTCAACTATCACACTTTTTAAGTAgagattattaaaataaaataaaaaattaaatgatttgGTTTAAACTGATTTTTGACTATATTTGCCAGTTTTTGACAGGTCACTTCAGAGGTTCAAATGGATTGAATTGAACATGGGACCAGTTCActaggttttttttatttatttggacAATCTAGTtcaattttcaaaacataagTTAAGAGAGACATCATCCTCTCAATTGAGAGGAAACTAGAGCCTTTGGGCAGTTAAAGGTTCAGACCCTTTAAGTTCTGCAGCATTTTATCTGTGGAATTGAGTTTTATCCCATTAATTTATAGTTCAAAAAGTGGGAGGGAATACACAAGTTCATTACTTCAAGGATCATATGAGAATACCAGCAGAATTCATGAGTACTCTAGAGTCTTAATACTAGATTGTTTAGAAGATGAGATGTGATTACAAATGTTTTTAGTTCACATGAACTTACTTCACAGTCCTTAATAGGACTTGTGAGTAATGCTTACTAGTAGTATCAATATACTAAGGTAAACTTAAAAATCACCGCATAGAAACTACCTTATCATCAGATGACAATTGTAGTACAGAAGCAAGAGTTTGTGGATCCGTTGTAATCCGAAATCCTTTCTCTTTAAGGGTGCCCTTGGGCCCTGATAAATCCTTGGTTATTAACCATTCTGACCGATATACAGGCTTTACAAGATAATGCAAATTCTTGGGGATGCGAGAAGAAGGATATATATCAACCTTTCCTGGGTCCATGACAATATTTTCATTGTACCTAACCAAACCAAGAAATTGTAAACCAATCAAACAAGATCACAAAATAAATAAGCCTAATTCAAACATACAACAGATTACTTTTGAGGAGAATCAGTCATAAAGTAATGACTGAATTGAAATGACATAGAAACATTCACAAGCATGATCATTAGTAGTCAAATACAATTTATAACATGATAAGATAAGAACCTTAAACGAACCATGTCACAAAATCTAGCTGGAGGATAATAAACCCCACATTAGAATCCCATACTTACAAACCCAAGTCTCATACCTTGCAATTGGATCCTAAGTACTTGCACCCCCCACACTCTACAACTCAAGCACCCAGGCAGTGTAAACACTGAAATGCTGGCAGCACCACTTGTGCCACTCGTGTCCGGCCGAGAGACACTGGAAGACTCAAAAACCAATCGATAAGCACCTGGTTGTTAAGGAGGGAGAAACAAGTCAAAACTAACAAGAACTTACATAGGAAAAGGCCTTTAGAAAGTCCAAACAACATCACAAGGAACTTAAAAGATCCTTGATGTGTTTTAAAAGCTACCTATGGATGCATGCTTCATTCATTATGATTTGGTGGTAGCCCTTATACCTATCTTGGAAAAGTATCATGTCCTTGTAATTTATCCAACAATTCCTCAATCAGTGGAATTGGGAATTTATACAGGAATGTAGCCTTGTTCAATGCGTGGTAATCTACACGAACCTCCAACTTTCATCgctttttttaccaaaataattGGGCTTGAAAAAGGACTCAAACTTGGCCAAATGATGCCCTTCTCTAATATCCCAGCCACCATTTTCTCAATCTCATTCTTTTGGGGCATGTGGGTTCCTATAAGTCTTGTATTAATGCCATCAACTCACAAGAATTTTACAATTGATATCACAAATAGGTGGTAGTCCTTTCGGAGTGGAAACAACTAGATTATATTAGTCCAACAATTGTTGAAACTGAGTTGCTAGCTAATGAGTGATTTTCAGCTCCAAATCACTATCCTCCATAGAACTTTTCTCAGCTGCCAGGGATAGTGCTGACGAGGCTAATAAGGCAAAAGCAAAATCCGCATTCTGGACATTCATCAATGCTTTAGAAGAATTAGTGATTAAGTGTTTCAGTCTACCACTATTTTATAGTCCTTCTCTTGCTCCATAAATGTCATTGATAAGTGTTCCAATTCACCCTTGCCTCTCCCAAAAGTATTCAACCATCTACTCCCAAATTCACATCTACCCTTTTCAATCCAAACACAGAACCCTGTAGAGA includes:
- the LOC137834626 gene encoding mitochondrial intermediate peptidase, mitochondrial — encoded protein: MNGAMWRVVSRDSSVIFHLRKWNPLAVTVRAFSASTGLYGFPHLKTAKGFQSFVDEAIQRSGELISYISTKQPAAEVMRAMDEISDAVCSVVDSAELCRHTHPNREFVEEASKASMRINEYLHYLNTNHDLYDAIKKAERECHTLSEEAKRGVRNLRVDFERGGINLCSEKLDRVNTLNIEMSHLCREYNENIVMDPGKVDIYPSSRIPKNLHYLVKPVYRSEWLITKDLSGPKGTLKEKGFRITTDPQTLASVLQLSSDDKVRKEVYIRGNSVPQANVDVLKRLISARHELAQIMGCNSYAEFSIKPNMALSPKVVMSFLLEMSKMVQSKTREEHKLLTKFKREKCGQSDGDLRPWDETYYMTMMKSSAYKLDASVVGSYFSLSNCIEGLKVLVQSLFGATFHSIPLAPDESWDPHVLKLSLHHPEEGDLGYLYLDLYSRKGKYPGCAHFAIKGGRRISQTEYQLPIVALVCNFSGSQNPLAVRLNHGEVETLFHEFGHALHSLLSRTDYQHFSGTRAVLDFAEIPSNLFEYYAWDYRVLRKFARHYSTGEEIPQKLVESMQGARDMFAATELQRQIFYALVDQTLFGEQPLPHGDISSVVAELRREHTNCEHVEGTHWEARFSHLLNYGAGYYSYLYAKCFAATIWKKVCQEDPLSSTTGFALRTKFLQHGGAREPDAVLKDLVGDGIYRYHDGGIMPDISCLCDEMKLVEEYMQQVHL